From Verrucomicrobia bacterium S94, the proteins below share one genomic window:
- a CDS encoding deoxyguanosinetriphosphate triphosphohydrolase, whose translation MARIYSRKFPAIGSLIHDNPEVMMHTFTEEAFMADKMTWEKLLSGNRLMDNRKIDRGGTRTGFHRDYDRIAFSHPFRRMSDKTQVHPLSPNDHIHSRLTHSLEVSIVGRSLGMSVGEHLNLPEGINPTHVGQILQAACLMHDLGNPPFGHAGEDAIQLWFSDPKNAHHLEGLTPEQISDFQSFEGNAQAFRIVTNLENNPGNGGMQLTCATLGALMKYPWTSDKIRGKKKFGAFQAEKHLMEMVAKETGMIKEEDGRYKRHPLAYLAEAADDICYRIIDLEDAEEIGVVSYSKVKSLLSDICGRKADSKFSKRKQISSLRSASINKAVNAVSAAFLEHEEQFLSGKIPYDVELISLCPPDLKEALDRAKRYAKKHIYTDPRKMGLQLGGYKHIGNMLELFCTAARQRIDHKDISYHCEQVITLLKSDAPKYGDELYPSLLKLTDFISGMTDHYASRLARQLSGMG comes from the coding sequence ATGGCGCGCATTTATAGCCGCAAATTTCCGGCCATTGGAAGTTTGATTCATGATAATCCTGAAGTCATGATGCATACTTTTACGGAGGAAGCATTTATGGCTGATAAAATGACCTGGGAAAAACTGCTGAGCGGCAACCGCCTGATGGACAACCGCAAGATTGACCGCGGCGGCACACGCACCGGTTTTCACCGCGACTACGACCGCATTGCTTTCAGTCATCCGTTCCGACGGATGAGTGATAAAACGCAGGTGCATCCCCTTTCACCGAACGATCATATTCATTCCCGGCTGACACACAGTCTGGAAGTTTCCATAGTCGGGCGCAGTCTGGGCATGTCCGTCGGCGAACACCTGAATCTTCCTGAAGGCATCAACCCGACTCACGTCGGCCAGATTCTTCAGGCGGCCTGCCTGATGCACGATCTCGGAAATCCCCCGTTTGGCCATGCCGGTGAAGATGCCATTCAGCTCTGGTTTTCCGATCCGAAAAACGCACACCACCTTGAAGGACTGACTCCGGAACAGATCAGCGATTTTCAATCGTTCGAGGGTAACGCCCAGGCTTTCCGGATTGTGACCAATCTGGAAAACAACCCCGGCAATGGCGGAATGCAGCTGACGTGCGCCACACTCGGGGCATTGATGAAATATCCGTGGACCAGTGATAAAATTCGGGGAAAGAAAAAATTCGGGGCCTTTCAGGCGGAAAAACATCTGATGGAAATGGTGGCCAAAGAGACCGGTATGATCAAAGAAGAGGACGGCCGCTATAAACGCCATCCGCTGGCCTATCTTGCCGAAGCCGCCGATGACATCTGCTACCGGATCATCGATCTCGAAGACGCCGAAGAAATCGGCGTGGTATCGTACTCCAAAGTCAAAAGTCTGCTGAGTGATATATGCGGAAGGAAAGCCGACTCCAAATTCAGCAAGCGCAAACAGATTTCCTCGCTTCGCTCGGCCTCCATCAACAAAGCGGTAAATGCGGTATCCGCAGCATTTCTTGAACATGAAGAGCAGTTTCTTTCCGGAAAAATCCCCTACGATGTTGAACTGATCAGCCTGTGCCCGCCGGATCTGAAAGAAGCGCTCGACCGCGCCAAGCGGTACGCCAAAAAGCATATCTACACCGATCCTCGGAAAATGGGGCTGCAGCTCGGCGGATATAAACACATCGGCAACATGCTGGAGCTGTTCTGCACGGCGGCCCGTCAGCGAATCGACCATAAAGACATTTCCTACCATTGCGAACAGGTCATTACGCTGCTCAAATCCGATGCTCCGAAATACGGCGATGAGCTGTACCCTTCTCTGCTGAAACTCACCGATTTTATTTCCGGCATGACCGACCACTATGCCTCGCGCCTGGCCCGGCAGCTGAGCGGCATGGGATAA